From a single Brassica napus cultivar Da-Ae chromosome C9, Da-Ae, whole genome shotgun sequence genomic region:
- the LOC106393485 gene encoding glutathione S-transferase T3-like, giving the protein MDYNPYGKYVDLLNSQHESVTSLDSPPVHVARTEGTEDSCFGDTPAERRERRTWTPTDDIVLISSWLNTSKDPAVGNEQKSGAFWKRIAAFFAASPKLAGCERRESMHCKQRWHKINDLVCKFCGAYEAAGRERTKLRNDQKWCDLSTAKTARSSKKRKCEDGSQSSTSHATDYKAGEADEGTARPTGVKAAKSRGKKTMEEGKGLAEFERMWSIKQEDLTRKERLSKLGLLDRLLAKTEPLAEYEEALKKNLINELFST; this is encoded by the exons ATGGATTATAATCCATATGGAAAATATGTTGATCTTCTTAATAGTCAACATGAAAGTGTGACTTCTTTAGACTCTCCGCCAGTTCATGTGGCTCGCACAGAAGGCACTGAAGATTCATGCTTCGGTGACACTCCTGCAGAGCGTAGAGAGCGAAGAACCTGGACGCCTACAGATGATATAGTTCTAATTAGCTCGTGGTTAAACACTTCTAAAGATCCCGCTGTAGGGAATGAGCAAAAGTCAGGTGCATTCTGGAAGAGAATTGCGGCCTTCTTTGCGGCTAGTCCTAAGCTTGCAGGCTGTGAAAGAAGAGAGTCAATGCACTGCAAGCAACGTTGGCACAAGATCAATGATCTTGTGTGCAAGTTCTGTGGAGCATATGAAGCTGCAGGGAGAGAGAGAACAA AGCTCCGCAACGACCAGAAATGGTGTGATTTATCTACTGCTAAAACCGCCAGAAGCTCTAAAAAGAGGAAGTGTGAGGATGGTTCACAATCCTCAACATCTCACGCAACTGACTACAAGGCTGGTGAAGCGGATGAGGGAACTGCTAGGCCCACTGGTGTTAAGGCAGCGAAGAGCCGTGGTAAGAAGACAATGGAAGAGGGGAAGGGGCTGGCCGAGTTTGAGCGTATGTGGTCCATTAAACAAGAGGATTTGACTAGGAAAGAAAGACTCTCAAAGTTGGGTCTACTTGACCGTCTACTAGCAAAGACAGAACCATTGGCTGAGTACGAAGAAGCTCTAAAAAAGAACCTCATCAACGAGTTGTTCTCCACTTAG